The sequence ACAGGCGGAGCGGCTCGCGGCTGCCGAAGAGGCACTCCAGCGATTTCTCACGAGTAATCGCAATTTCGGCGAGTCGTCCGAACTAGGTTTCGAATACCAGCGCCTGCAGCGTGCCGTCGCCTTCCATCAGCAGATATACCTTTCTCTTTCGCAGTCGCTGGAACAGGCGCGACTCGATGAGGTGCGCAACACGGATGTCATCGTGGTCGTCGACAACCCGGAGGGATCCGCGATGGAGTCCGGTGGGGGAGTGTTGCGCGCGGTGATCGCTGGCTTCGCCGGGACGATCGTCGTGCTGCTCGCAGGCCTGTTGGTGGAGAACTTCCGCAGGGAGCGAGTTTATGCACCGTCGGAGTATCGGACAATGGTGGAGATGAGAAAAACCTTAGGGATGAGAATGCTACCGGCAGCTTTTCGAGCTGGAACGAAGAAGCATTCGTCGTGACATCAGGTCAAGGTCACATGGCGCATGGCACACCTGAACGGCTTTGACACTGATATCCAGCATCATAATCATGGTTCGCACTCCTGATTCGGCGCCGTTAGTGGCAGTAAGCAGTGACAGTCACGGTCCCCGCGTTTGCGTGCCCACTTGATGCTCGTGCGCTCGGTCCGGTGTCACGGCGCGCGAACCAGGGTAATCGTCCGCTGGGCTCCTTCCCGCCACTTCGGTGTACATTCGGTCTTATGGCCACTTTCGACCTCAAACTCCCCTTCGAGCTCTCCGGCGACCAGCCCTCGGCGATCGAGGAGCTGTCCGCCGGGTTCCGCGAAGGTGAGCGCTTCCAGACCCTGCTCGGCGTCACGGGCTCCGGCAAGACCGTCACGATGGCGAACACCATCCAGCGGCTGGGCCGGCCCACGCTGGTGATGTCCCACAACAAGACGCTGGCGGCGCAGCTCTACGGCGAGCTGAAGCAGTTCTTCCCGCACAATGCGGTCGAGTACTTCATCTCGTACTACGACTACTACCAGCCGGAAGCGTACGTGCCGTCGTCGGACACGTACATCGAGAAGGACAGCTCGATCAACGAGGACATCGAGCGGCTGCGGCTGCGGGCGACGTCGTCGCTGATGGAGCGGGACGACGTGATCGTCGTGGCGTCGATCTCCTGCATCTACGGCCTGGGCGACCCGATCCAGTACCGGCAGCTCATGCTGATGCTGGAGGTGGGGCAGCAGATCACGCGGCGCGACATCCTCCAGTCGCTGGTGCGGATCCAGTACGCGCGCAACGACATGGAATTCGTGCGCGGCACGTTCCGGGTGCGCGGCGACGTGGTCGAGGTGTTTCCGGCGTACGAGGAGCAGGCGGTCCGGATCGAGCTGTGGGGCGACGAGATCGAGCGCATCAGCCGCTTCGACCCGATCACGGGGGAGACGATCGTGCGGCTGCAGCGCGCGGCGATCTACCCGGCCACCCACTTCGTCACGCAGAAGAGCACGGTCGAGCGCGCCATCCACCTGATCCGCGACGAGCTGGAGGAGCGGCTGCTGGAGCTGCGCGGGGCCGGCAGGCTGCTCGAGGCGCAGCGGCTGGAGCAGCGCACCAACTTCGACATCGAGATGCTGCTCGAGATCGGCACGTGCCCGGGCGTCGAGAACTATTCGCGCCACCTCACAGGGCGCGCGGCGGGTGAGCGGCCGGCGTGCCTGTTCGACTACTTCCCCGAGGACTTCCTCGTCATCGTCGACGAGTCGCACCAGACGGTCCCGCAGATCCGCGGGATGTACAACGGCGACCGGGCGCGCAAGCTGACGCTGGTCGACTACGGGTTCCGGCTGCCGAGCGCGCTGGACAACCGCCCGCTCACGTTCGACGAGTGGGAGGAGATGGTGCCGCGCGCGATGTTCGTCTCCGCGACGCCGGGCGAGTACGAGCTGGCGAAGACGCACGGCGTCGTGGTCGAGCAGCTCATCCGGCCGACGGGCCTGCTGGATCCTCCGGTCGAGGTCCGCCCCGTCAAGGGCCAGGTGGACGACCTCCTCGCCGAGATCCGCGTGCGGGAGAGGCGCGGCGAGCGGGTGCTGGTGACCACGCTGACCAAGCGCATGGCCGAGGACCTGACGGACTACCTGGCGCAGGTGGGGGTGCGGGTGCGTTACATGCACGCGGACATCGACGCGATCGAGCGGATGGAGATCCTGCGCGACCTGCGCCTGGGCCGCTTCGACGTGCTGGTCGGCATCAACCTGCTGCGCGAGGGGCTGGACCTGCCGGAAGTCTCACTGGTCGCGATCCTGGACGCGGACAAGGAAGGGTTCCTGCGCGACGAGCGCTCGCTGATCCAGACGATCGGCCGCGCCGCCCGCAACGTGAACAGCGTCGCCATCATGTACGCGGACCGGATCACCGGCTCCATGCAGCGCTGCCTCGACGAGACGACGCGCCGCCGGGAGATCCAGCGGGCATACAACGAGGAGCACGGTATCACGCCCCAGACGATCCGCAAGAGTGTCGAGGAGCTGATGCTGTCCACGCGCGTCGCGGACGCGCGCATGGATCCGAAGGCGCGCGGCGCCGGGGCAGGGAAGGTGGCCGAGCAGCCGGCGTCCTATGCCAGCGAGGTGGATCTGGAGGAGTGGGCCAAGATCCTCGAGGCCGAGATGAACGACGCGGCCACCAACCTCGACTTCGAGCGAGCGGCGCGGCTGCGTGATGAGCTGCTCGATGTACGGGCGAAGCTCACCGGTGCGGCTTAGCTTGCGCGGTAGATCGCTAGATCTCGAATCCTAAAATGACCGGGGCGGGATGAAAGTCGCACTGATTACGGGGATCACCGGTCAGGACGGATCGTACCTGACCGAGCTGCTGCTGTCCAAGGGGTACGAGGTGCATGGCGTGATTCGGCGGGCGTCTCAGTTCAACACCGACCGGATCGACCACCTCTACAAGGACCCGCACGAGCGCACGAATCTGTTTCTGCATTACGGCGACCTGCTGGACGGCGCTGCACTGCGCCGCATCATCGCCGAGACCGACCCGGACGAGATCTACCATCTGGGTGCGCAGTCGCACGTCAAGGTCTCCTTCGAGCAGCCGTCCTACACTGCCAATACAGACGCCCTCGGCACCCTGCGCCTTCTCGAAGCGCTGCGAGACCAGTGCAACGGAACTGGGAAAGTGGTGAAGCTCTACAACGCGGGGTCGTCGGAAATGTTCGGAGCTGCT is a genomic window of Longimicrobiales bacterium containing:
- the uvrB gene encoding excinuclease ABC subunit UvrB, whose translation is MATFDLKLPFELSGDQPSAIEELSAGFREGERFQTLLGVTGSGKTVTMANTIQRLGRPTLVMSHNKTLAAQLYGELKQFFPHNAVEYFISYYDYYQPEAYVPSSDTYIEKDSSINEDIERLRLRATSSLMERDDVIVVASISCIYGLGDPIQYRQLMLMLEVGQQITRRDILQSLVRIQYARNDMEFVRGTFRVRGDVVEVFPAYEEQAVRIELWGDEIERISRFDPITGETIVRLQRAAIYPATHFVTQKSTVERAIHLIRDELEERLLELRGAGRLLEAQRLEQRTNFDIEMLLEIGTCPGVENYSRHLTGRAAGERPACLFDYFPEDFLVIVDESHQTVPQIRGMYNGDRARKLTLVDYGFRLPSALDNRPLTFDEWEEMVPRAMFVSATPGEYELAKTHGVVVEQLIRPTGLLDPPVEVRPVKGQVDDLLAEIRVRERRGERVLVTTLTKRMAEDLTDYLAQVGVRVRYMHADIDAIERMEILRDLRLGRFDVLVGINLLREGLDLPEVSLVAILDADKEGFLRDERSLIQTIGRAARNVNSVAIMYADRITGSMQRCLDETTRRREIQRAYNEEHGITPQTIRKSVEELMLSTRVADARMDPKARGAGAGKVAEQPASYASEVDLEEWAKILEAEMNDAATNLDFERAARLRDELLDVRAKLTGAA